A single window of Flavobacterium aestivum DNA harbors:
- a CDS encoding 5-formyltetrahydrofolate cyclo-ligase, producing MLKKLLRTKYKSLRSQLSEIEIEEKSLAIANALLPLPIWEKNYFHVFLPITEHKEVDTEFILHLLSGKDKEIVISKSDFETRNMTHFLLTDNTRIKKNEYNIPEPIDGLEVPATKIDVVFVPLLAFDKKGHRVGYGKGFYDKFLSECKPETIKIGLSFFEPEELISDVFESDVMLNYGVTPNGIYSF from the coding sequence ATGCTGAAAAAATTATTACGAACGAAATATAAATCATTACGCTCCCAACTCTCGGAGATAGAAATTGAAGAAAAAAGTTTGGCTATTGCCAATGCTCTTTTGCCACTTCCTATTTGGGAAAAAAACTATTTTCATGTTTTCTTACCCATCACTGAGCACAAAGAAGTAGACACTGAATTTATATTACACCTTTTGTCTGGTAAGGATAAAGAAATTGTGATTTCGAAAAGTGATTTCGAAACTCGAAATATGACACATTTTCTTTTGACTGACAATACTCGAATAAAGAAAAACGAATACAATATTCCTGAACCTATTGATGGTTTGGAGGTTCCTGCAACAAAAATTGATGTTGTTTTTGTACCGCTTTTAGCTTTTGACAAAAAGGGGCATCGGGTGGGTTATGGCAAAGGGTTTTATGATAAATTTTTATCGGAATGCAAACCGGAAACCATCAAAATTGGTCTTTCTTTCTTTGAACCCGAAGAACTCATTTCTGATGTTTTTGAGAGTGATGTAATGCTGAATTATGGTGTGACGCCGAATGGAATTTATTCTTTTTAA
- a CDS encoding succinylglutamate desuccinylase/aspartoacylase family protein yields the protein MKNTKPMVIFGESILPGESKTIQLEIARLHTTTKLTIPIIVKRSKIEGPVVLFSGGIHGDEFNGIEIVRQLISKKINKPKKGTIICIPIINIYGFINKSRDFPDGRDLNRVFPGSKKGSLASRFAYHIMTDIIPIVDYAIDFHAGGASRFNVPQIRLTPNNPETQKLADAFNAPFTLFSKNISGSFRSACEKLNVKMLLFEGGKSLDINEKVAQEGINGVKRFLEHLDMLDSKQIVVKQKKPTIYIEKSGWLRAKCSGLLIDHNLVGQFVKKGTVLGMITDPFGKFERKIKAPNDGYIINANHSPIVYQGDAIYHLSNTAEEGE from the coding sequence ATGAAAAACACAAAACCAATGGTGATATTTGGCGAAAGTATTTTGCCAGGCGAAAGTAAAACCATTCAATTAGAAATTGCCCGATTACACACCACTACCAAACTAACAATTCCAATTATTGTAAAAAGATCTAAAATTGAAGGACCTGTGGTACTTTTTTCAGGTGGGATTCATGGCGATGAGTTTAACGGTATAGAAATAGTTCGTCAACTCATCAGTAAAAAAATAAACAAACCTAAAAAAGGTACTATCATTTGTATTCCAATTATTAATATATACGGATTCATCAATAAGTCAAGGGATTTTCCGGATGGCAGAGATTTGAATCGTGTATTTCCCGGAAGCAAAAAAGGCTCTTTGGCAAGCCGTTTCGCTTACCATATCATGACCGATATTATTCCTATTGTAGATTACGCTATCGATTTTCATGCAGGAGGTGCTAGCCGATTTAACGTGCCTCAAATTAGGCTTACACCAAATAACCCAGAAACACAAAAACTGGCAGATGCTTTTAATGCCCCATTTACACTATTCTCAAAAAATATATCTGGTTCTTTTAGAAGCGCATGTGAAAAATTAAATGTAAAAATGCTTCTTTTTGAAGGTGGGAAATCATTAGACATCAACGAAAAAGTGGCTCAGGAAGGCATAAACGGTGTCAAGCGCTTTTTAGAACATTTGGATATGTTAGACTCTAAACAAATTGTTGTCAAACAAAAAAAACCAACAATTTATATTGAAAAATCTGGTTGGTTAAGGGCTAAATGTTCAGGCTTATTAATCGATCACAATCTCGTTGGGCAATTTGTAAAAAAGGGAACCGTATTGGGTATGATTACTGATCCTTTCGGGAAATTTGAACGAAAAATAAAAGCCCCAAACGATGGCTATATCATTAACGCCAACCACTCTCCTATTGTTTATCAAGGGGATGCAATTTATCACCTTTCTAATACTGCGGAAGAAGGCGAATAG
- the uvrC gene encoding excinuclease ABC subunit UvrC: MANPTLALQIQTLPDSPGVYQYYDKEGKILYVGKAKNLKKRVSSYFNKIHDTAKTNVLVKKIVTIKHIVVPTETDALLLENNLIKTLQPRYNVLLRDDKSYPWICIKKEPFSRIFATRRMVKDGSEYFGPYTNFKTVHTILDLIKELYPLRTCNYDLSKNNIDSGKFKVCLEYHIGNCKGPCEGLETLEHYQKQIDAIREILKGNFKESMKDFKRLMTSLAQDMRFEEAQKIKEKIEILENYQSRSTIVNPKITNIDVFSIVSDDSSAFINFLQISHGSIIRSHTMEIKKKLEETDEELLELAIIELRERFQLMSKEVIVPFEVDLGPTIKITVPQLGDKKQILDLSIRNAKFYRIEQLKQLQIVDPDRHTNRIMAQMKNDLRLPVEPRHIECFDNSNIQGTNPVAACVVFKDGKPSKKDYRHFNVKTVVGPDDFASMEEIVYRRYKRLLDENEPLPNLIIIDGGKGQLSSALKSIDALGLRGKIAIIGIAKRLEELFYPGDSIPLYLDKKSETLKVIQQLRNEAHRFGITFHRDKRSKAALNSSIESIPGIGEKTMQTLIQHFKSVKRLKLATEKEISDVIGVSKAKKITDFYHKNS, translated from the coding sequence ATGGCCAATCCTACTTTAGCGCTTCAAATTCAAACTCTGCCCGATAGTCCTGGTGTGTATCAATATTATGACAAGGAAGGGAAGATATTATATGTGGGCAAAGCCAAGAATCTTAAAAAAAGAGTTTCTTCATACTTCAATAAAATTCATGATACGGCCAAAACGAATGTTTTGGTAAAAAAAATTGTAACCATAAAGCACATTGTTGTTCCTACGGAGACGGATGCACTTTTATTAGAAAACAATTTAATAAAAACGTTGCAGCCTAGATACAATGTGTTGTTGCGTGATGACAAAAGTTATCCTTGGATTTGTATTAAGAAAGAACCTTTTTCCCGCATTTTTGCTACTCGAAGAATGGTCAAAGATGGGTCTGAATATTTTGGTCCCTATACTAATTTTAAGACTGTTCATACGATTCTTGATCTGATAAAAGAACTGTATCCGCTCAGAACCTGTAATTATGATTTGAGTAAAAACAATATTGATAGCGGGAAATTCAAAGTGTGTTTAGAATATCATATTGGCAATTGCAAAGGACCATGTGAAGGATTGGAAACATTAGAACATTACCAGAAGCAAATTGATGCTATTCGGGAAATTCTGAAAGGAAATTTCAAGGAAAGTATGAAAGATTTCAAGCGCCTCATGACCAGTTTGGCTCAAGATATGCGTTTTGAAGAAGCACAAAAAATTAAAGAGAAGATAGAGATTCTGGAAAATTATCAATCGCGTTCTACGATTGTAAATCCAAAGATTACCAATATAGATGTCTTTTCTATTGTTTCAGATGACAGTTCAGCTTTTATTAATTTCTTGCAAATTTCGCACGGTTCTATCATTCGTTCACATACGATGGAAATCAAAAAGAAACTCGAAGAAACCGATGAAGAATTACTGGAACTGGCTATAATAGAATTGCGGGAACGTTTTCAGTTAATGTCTAAAGAGGTAATAGTGCCTTTTGAAGTAGATTTAGGGCCAACCATAAAAATCACAGTGCCACAGCTAGGCGATAAAAAGCAAATTTTAGACTTATCAATTCGAAATGCTAAGTTTTATAGAATAGAACAGCTCAAACAATTGCAAATTGTAGATCCGGATCGCCATACCAATAGAATAATGGCACAAATGAAAAATGATTTGCGACTGCCTGTAGAACCAAGACATATAGAATGTTTTGATAATTCTAATATTCAAGGAACAAATCCCGTTGCTGCTTGTGTGGTTTTTAAAGACGGAAAGCCAAGTAAGAAGGATTACAGGCATTTTAATGTAAAAACCGTAGTTGGTCCAGACGATTTTGCTTCGATGGAGGAAATAGTATATCGCCGTTACAAAAGACTATTGGATGAAAATGAACCTTTGCCAAATCTAATTATTATAGATGGAGGAAAGGGGCAATTATCATCAGCCTTAAAAAGTATAGATGCATTGGGATTGCGAGGAAAGATTGCCATTATAGGAATTGCCAAAAGACTCGAAGAATTATTCTATCCAGGAGATTCTATTCCGTTGTATTTAGACAAAAAGTCGGAAACTCTGAAAGTGATACAGCAATTACGAAATGAAGCTCACCGTTTCGGAATTACTTTTCACCGTGATAAAAGAAGCAAGGCTGCACTAAATTCATCTATAGAAAGCATTCCTGGAAT
- a CDS encoding TraR/DksA family transcriptional regulator, with protein MVDESVRYSDADLAEFKEIIQKKIIKAQEDLDLIKSAYMNDLNNGTDDTSPTFKAFEEGSEIMSKEANSQLAIRQEKFIRDLKNALFRVENKTYGICRVTGQLIGKERLKIVPHATMSIEAKNLQK; from the coding sequence ATGGTAGATGAAAGTGTAAGATACTCTGACGCTGATTTAGCAGAGTTCAAGGAAATTATCCAAAAGAAAATCATTAAAGCTCAAGAAGATTTAGATTTGATAAAAAGCGCTTACATGAATGATCTTAATAATGGGACGGATGATACATCACCAACATTTAAAGCATTTGAGGAAGGAAGTGAGATCATGTCAAAAGAAGCGAATTCTCAACTTGCGATTCGACAAGAAAAGTTTATTCGTGATTTAAAAAATGCGCTTTTCCGTGTTGAAAATAAAACGTACGGAATTTGTAGAGTTACTGGACAATTAATCGGAAAAGAAAGATTGAAAATTGTTCCTCACGCTACGATGAGTATTGAGGCGAAAAATTTGCAAAAATAA
- a CDS encoding pyridoxal-dependent decarboxylase, producing MLYWKKLSQKERQERIQEALTENVNFTLDTSLGYPASKLDGKVYNDEASFLADAPTLQTYVANPNHIGCHTLGTSEKAFKGTQEIEREVLNVLAADIFKAEPDSFDGYIAPGGTEANIQAIWMYRNYFMYKHSAKPHEIAILASEDTHYSIPKASNLLMLDWFKIPVDFKTREIDFFSLETIIIKAKESGKKYFIVVSNMGTTMFGSIDNPNDYIQVLEKHKLPYKIHVDGAYGGFIYPFSNKESDLNFENPKISSITIDAHKMLQAPYGTGVFLCRKGLIENVLTKEAEYVEGMDLTLCGSRSGSNAVAVWMILFTYGPFGWCEKVRVLQMRTQWLCDQLDALNVAYYREPFMNIVTIQSQFITESLVKKFDLVPQKHNGDNSWYKIVIMDHVEVDHLSTFITDLKESLYAEKIITNEI from the coding sequence ATGTTGTATTGGAAAAAGTTATCCCAAAAAGAAAGACAAGAACGCATTCAAGAAGCACTAACTGAAAATGTAAATTTCACTTTAGATACTTCTTTAGGATATCCCGCTTCAAAACTGGACGGAAAAGTTTATAATGATGAAGCCTCATTCTTGGCAGATGCACCTACTTTACAAACTTATGTAGCCAATCCCAATCATATTGGATGCCATACTCTTGGTACTTCCGAAAAAGCTTTTAAGGGAACTCAAGAAATAGAGCGTGAAGTATTAAATGTACTCGCCGCAGATATTTTTAAAGCAGAACCTGATTCTTTTGATGGTTATATTGCTCCTGGTGGAACCGAAGCCAATATTCAGGCGATTTGGATGTATCGCAATTATTTTATGTACAAGCACAGCGCAAAACCACATGAAATTGCCATCTTAGCCTCAGAAGACACTCATTACTCTATCCCAAAAGCATCTAATTTATTAATGCTCGATTGGTTCAAAATTCCTGTAGATTTTAAAACACGTGAGATTGATTTTTTTTCATTAGAAACTATTATTATAAAAGCTAAAGAAAGCGGGAAAAAATATTTCATTGTCGTATCCAATATGGGAACCACCATGTTTGGATCCATTGATAATCCTAATGATTACATACAAGTGTTAGAAAAACACAAATTACCATATAAAATACACGTAGATGGTGCTTATGGTGGTTTCATATATCCTTTTAGCAACAAGGAAAGTGATCTCAATTTTGAAAACCCAAAAATCAGTTCAATTACCATCGATGCCCACAAAATGTTGCAAGCTCCTTATGGTACTGGAGTTTTTCTATGCCGAAAAGGGTTAATCGAAAACGTTTTGACCAAGGAAGCTGAGTATGTCGAAGGAATGGATTTAACCCTTTGTGGTAGCCGATCCGGATCTAATGCTGTTGCGGTCTGGATGATTCTATTCACGTACGGGCCTTTTGGTTGGTGCGAAAAAGTACGTGTTTTACAAATGAGAACCCAGTGGTTATGCGATCAATTAGACGCTTTAAACGTTGCCTATTACAGAGAACCATTTATGAATATTGTAACTATTCAGTCGCAATTCATTACTGAATCATTAGTCAAAAAATTTGATTTGGTTCCCCAAAAACACAATGGTGATAATTCATGGTATAAAATTGTGATCATGGATCATGTAGAAGTAGATCATTTGAGTACTTTTATAACCGATCTAAAAGAATCACTTTATGCTGAAAAAATTATTACGAACGAAATATAA
- a CDS encoding lipoprotein signal peptidase has translation MSLFKAYFLIILILLVDQLSKIYVKTNFILGEEVHVFNWFQIHFIENEGMAWGTKIPGTYGKLILTVFRLFAVTGIGYWLWDSVERKKSSNYLIVAIALILAGAFGNIIDSVFYGVIFDDSHQKLATLFAEKPYGTWLNGQVVDMFYFPFIKDYPMPEWVPYFGGREFTFFNAIFNVADIAISTGVGILIVFNKKAFHK, from the coding sequence ATGTCATTATTTAAAGCATACTTTCTTATTATCCTTATATTGTTGGTCGACCAACTTTCTAAAATATATGTAAAAACAAATTTTATTTTAGGCGAAGAAGTTCACGTTTTTAATTGGTTTCAAATTCATTTTATTGAAAATGAAGGAATGGCATGGGGTACCAAAATACCAGGTACGTATGGTAAATTAATCTTAACGGTTTTTAGACTTTTTGCCGTTACAGGAATTGGGTATTGGTTATGGGATTCTGTTGAAAGAAAAAAGAGTTCCAATTATCTTATTGTAGCTATCGCTTTGATATTGGCAGGAGCATTTGGAAATATAATAGATTCTGTTTTTTATGGAGTAATTTTTGATGATAGCCACCAAAAATTAGCTACTTTATTTGCAGAGAAACCGTATGGGACATGGTTAAACGGACAAGTAGTCGATATGTTTTATTTTCCTTTCATAAAAGATTATCCTATGCCGGAATGGGTACCTTATTTTGGGGGAAGAGAGTTTACTTTCTTTAATGCAATTTTCAATGTGGCTGATATAGCAATTTCAACAGGTGTTGGGATTTTAATCGTATTCAATAAAAAAGCATTTCATAAATAA
- the ileS gene encoding isoleucine--tRNA ligase has translation MSTKFTEYKGLDLPTVASEVLDFWKKENIFEKSVTTREGNPPFVFFEGPPSANGLPGIHHVMARAIKDIFCRYKTQKGFQVKRKAGWDTHGLPVELGTEKELGITKEDIGKKITVEEYNEACKKTVMRYTDVWNDLTEKMGYWVDMEDPYVTYKSKYMESVWWLLKQIYNKDLMYKGYTIQPYSPKAGTGLSSHEVNQPGSYRDVTDTTIVAQFKVVEDQKELVFNTFYNYINSNNLKHYKFERLDLDEIHFLAWTTTPWTLPSNTALTVGPRIEYVLVKTFNQYTFRPSNVILAKNLVGKQFGKGFFESTDPADFENFKEGDKKIPFHILAECKGSDLVGIRYEQLLPYALPYQNPENAFRVISGDFVTTEDGTGIVHTAPTFGADDAKVAKEATPEVPPMLVLDENENPVPLVDLQGKFTSHMGEFGGKYVKNEYYAEGEAPERSVDVEIAIRLKEENKAFKVEKYVHSYPHCWRTDTPILYYPLDSWFIKITEVRDRMFDLNESINWKPKATGEGRFGNWLKNANDWNLSRSRYWGIPLPIWRSEDGTEEILIGSVEELYNEIEKAVQAGVQSENPFKGFQVGNMSDENYDLIDLHKNVVDQITLVSASGKAMKREADLIDVWFDSGAMPYAQWHYPFENKEKIDGNKDYPADFIAEGVDQTRGWFYTLHAIGTLVFDKVAYKNVVSNGLVLDKNGQKMSKRLGNAADPFETLKEYGPDATRWYMISNANPWDNLKFDLEGIAEVRRKFFGTLYNTYSFFSLYANIDGFKYDEAEIPLNERPEIDQWIISELNTLIADVDSFYADYEPTKAARAISEFVQENLSNWYVRLCRRRFWKGEYAQDKIAAYQTLYTCLLSISKISAPIAPFFMDGLYRDLTKATQSENFESVHLAQFPISVEKYVNKMLESKMQKAQTISSLVLSLRKKEMIKVRQPLQKVMIPVLDDSQRLEIEAVSDLIKAEVNVKEIVLLDDASGILIKQIKPNFKALGPRFGKDMGLISKEIQNLSTEQISQFDKEGSLDIIIAGNSVTLSLEDVEISSQDIEGWLVANSNGITVALDITISPELKQEGIARELVNRIQNIRKDTGFEVTDKVKVHLRKNDTLEIAVKANEDYIKSETLTDILVFEETIETGTEIDFDGITTKITITKN, from the coding sequence ATGAGCACAAAATTTACTGAATACAAAGGACTTGACTTGCCTACTGTGGCGTCAGAAGTACTGGATTTTTGGAAGAAAGAAAACATCTTTGAAAAAAGTGTAACCACTCGTGAAGGAAATCCTCCTTTCGTGTTTTTTGAAGGACCACCTTCGGCAAATGGATTACCTGGAATACACCACGTAATGGCACGTGCTATTAAAGATATTTTTTGCAGATATAAAACCCAAAAAGGATTCCAAGTAAAGCGTAAAGCAGGTTGGGATACCCATGGTTTACCTGTGGAATTGGGTACAGAAAAAGAATTAGGAATCACCAAAGAAGATATTGGAAAAAAAATAACCGTAGAGGAGTATAACGAGGCGTGTAAGAAAACCGTAATGCGTTATACTGATGTATGGAATGACCTAACCGAAAAAATGGGGTATTGGGTAGATATGGAAGATCCGTATGTGACTTACAAATCCAAATACATGGAATCGGTTTGGTGGTTGCTGAAACAAATCTACAACAAGGATTTGATGTACAAAGGATATACGATTCAGCCGTATTCTCCAAAAGCCGGAACAGGGTTAAGTTCTCATGAGGTTAACCAACCGGGAAGTTACAGAGACGTTACCGATACTACAATCGTAGCACAATTTAAAGTGGTTGAAGACCAAAAGGAATTAGTTTTCAATACGTTTTATAATTACATAAATTCTAATAATTTAAAGCATTATAAGTTCGAAAGACTAGATCTTGATGAGATTCATTTCTTAGCTTGGACGACTACACCTTGGACTTTGCCAAGTAATACAGCTTTGACAGTTGGACCTAGAATTGAATACGTTTTAGTAAAAACATTCAATCAATATACTTTCCGTCCGTCGAATGTGATTTTGGCTAAAAACCTTGTTGGAAAACAATTTGGTAAAGGTTTTTTTGAAAGTACAGATCCAGCAGATTTTGAAAATTTCAAAGAAGGCGATAAAAAAATACCATTCCACATCCTTGCTGAATGCAAAGGGTCTGATCTAGTAGGTATCCGTTATGAGCAATTATTGCCATACGCGTTGCCTTACCAAAACCCAGAAAATGCTTTTAGAGTAATTTCGGGAGATTTTGTTACGACAGAGGATGGAACCGGAATTGTGCACACAGCACCAACTTTTGGAGCTGATGATGCCAAGGTAGCCAAAGAAGCTACACCAGAAGTACCGCCAATGTTAGTGTTGGACGAAAATGAAAACCCAGTTCCTTTGGTTGATTTACAAGGGAAATTCACTTCACACATGGGTGAATTTGGAGGTAAATATGTTAAGAATGAGTATTATGCTGAGGGAGAAGCTCCTGAGCGTTCTGTAGATGTTGAAATTGCCATTCGATTAAAAGAAGAAAATAAAGCATTCAAAGTAGAGAAGTATGTGCACAGTTACCCACATTGCTGGAGAACCGATACGCCTATTTTATATTATCCTTTGGATTCTTGGTTTATAAAAATCACTGAGGTTAGAGATCGTATGTTCGACCTTAACGAAAGCATTAACTGGAAGCCAAAAGCAACAGGAGAGGGACGTTTTGGAAATTGGCTGAAAAATGCCAACGACTGGAACTTGTCTCGTTCTCGTTACTGGGGAATTCCATTGCCGATTTGGAGAAGCGAAGATGGAACCGAAGAAATCCTTATAGGTTCTGTTGAAGAATTATACAACGAAATAGAAAAAGCAGTTCAGGCTGGTGTTCAATCAGAAAATCCATTTAAAGGATTCCAAGTTGGAAACATGTCTGATGAGAACTATGATTTAATTGATTTGCATAAAAATGTAGTTGATCAAATTACGTTAGTTTCAGCTTCAGGAAAAGCGATGAAGCGTGAGGCTGATTTGATAGACGTTTGGTTTGACTCAGGAGCAATGCCGTATGCACAATGGCACTATCCTTTTGAAAACAAAGAAAAAATAGACGGAAACAAAGATTACCCAGCAGATTTTATTGCCGAAGGAGTAGATCAAACTCGCGGATGGTTTTATACTTTACATGCTATCGGAACTTTGGTTTTTGATAAAGTAGCCTACAAAAATGTAGTGTCAAACGGATTAGTTTTGGACAAAAACGGACAAAAAATGTCTAAACGTTTGGGTAATGCTGCCGATCCTTTTGAGACTTTAAAAGAGTATGGCCCAGATGCTACGCGTTGGTACATGATATCGAATGCTAATCCTTGGGATAATTTAAAATTTGATTTAGAAGGAATCGCTGAGGTGCGTCGTAAGTTCTTTGGAACGTTGTACAATACATATTCGTTCTTTAGTTTGTATGCCAATATAGATGGATTTAAATACGATGAGGCTGAAATTCCGTTAAACGAAAGACCTGAAATTGACCAATGGATTATTTCGGAATTGAATACTTTAATTGCAGATGTAGATAGTTTTTATGCTGATTATGAGCCAACAAAAGCAGCTCGTGCTATATCTGAATTTGTTCAGGAAAACCTAAGTAACTGGTACGTTCGTTTGTGTCGTCGTCGTTTCTGGAAAGGAGAATATGCACAAGACAAAATTGCAGCTTATCAAACACTTTATACTTGTTTGCTATCTATTAGTAAAATAAGTGCTCCAATAGCTCCTTTCTTTATGGATGGACTTTACAGAGATTTAACAAAGGCTACACAATCAGAAAATTTTGAGTCAGTACATTTGGCCCAGTTTCCAATTTCGGTTGAAAAGTATGTTAATAAAATGTTAGAGAGCAAAATGCAGAAAGCGCAGACTATTTCATCACTTGTTTTATCACTTAGAAAAAAGGAGATGATTAAGGTGCGTCAACCATTGCAAAAGGTAATGATTCCAGTACTTGACGATAGTCAAAGGCTAGAAATAGAAGCAGTTTCGGATCTAATAAAAGCTGAGGTAAATGTAAAAGAAATTGTACTTTTAGATGATGCTTCGGGAATTTTGATCAAGCAAATAAAGCCAAATTTTAAAGCTCTAGGGCCTCGCTTCGGAAAAGATATGGGTCTGATTTCTAAAGAGATACAAAATTTATCTACAGAACAAATCTCACAATTTGACAAAGAGGGTAGCTTAGACATTATTATTGCAGGAAATAGTGTAACTTTATCCTTAGAAGACGTGGAAATATCATCACAAGATATTGAAGGATGGTTGGTTGCCAATTCAAACGGAATTACTGTTGCATTGGATATTACAATTTCTCCAGAGTTAAAACAAGAAGGAATTGCAAGAGAATTGGTAAACAGAATTCAAAATATCCGTAAGGATACCGGATTTGAGGTAACCGATAAAGTTAAAGTACATTTGAGAAAAAATGATACTTTGGAAATAGCAGTAAAAGCCAATGAGGACTATATTAAGTCAGAAACATTAACAGACATACTTGTTTTTGAAGAGACTATCGAAACTGGCACGGAAATTGACTTTGATGGAATAACAACAAAAATAACAATCACTAAAAATTAG